A genomic segment from Armatimonadota bacterium encodes:
- a CDS encoding LLM class flavin-dependent oxidoreductase produces the protein MRFSLLILGEHPPQPLAGLVRQAEAAGCDIFWYADEKFYRDPFVGLTLAAQASTRIRLGTGVTEPYARHPALLAMAVASLDEVAGGRAVLGIGAGGSGFPPMGVERRSPARAIPEAVAIIRGLLRGETVEFSGRVFSFRRGRLNFPARPGIPIYVAARGRAMLRAAGAVADGVIIAPYASPRGLRFAIDRVAEGAAGSGRALQELDLVARVDVCIAADRAAARQAVRSAVALPMWISYPNLSYLDPLGLPPPPEDLVAVLARRDYALISQAAALVPDAYLDHLAVAGTLEDVVAQLDQIRRAGIAHITLRPVPPPGGTVQGVVEALARDVMPRFGAEAPAERRR, from the coding sequence ATGCGGTTCAGCCTGCTCATCCTGGGCGAACACCCGCCGCAGCCTCTGGCCGGCCTGGTCCGTCAGGCCGAGGCGGCGGGCTGTGACATCTTCTGGTACGCCGACGAGAAGTTCTACCGGGATCCGTTCGTCGGGCTGACCCTGGCGGCGCAGGCGTCGACCCGGATCCGTCTCGGGACCGGCGTGACGGAACCCTACGCCCGCCATCCCGCGCTGCTGGCGATGGCGGTGGCCTCCCTGGACGAGGTGGCCGGGGGGCGGGCGGTGCTGGGGATCGGCGCCGGAGGCAGCGGGTTTCCCCCGATGGGCGTCGAGCGTCGCTCTCCGGCCCGGGCCATCCCCGAGGCGGTGGCCATCATCCGCGGCCTGCTCCGGGGGGAGACGGTCGAGTTCTCCGGCCGGGTGTTCTCCTTCCGGCGGGGGCGCCTGAACTTTCCGGCCCGCCCTGGCATCCCCATCTACGTGGCCGCGCGCGGCCGCGCGATGTTGCGGGCGGCGGGAGCGGTCGCCGACGGGGTGATCATCGCCCCGTACGCATCGCCGCGCGGTCTGCGCTTCGCCATCGACCGGGTGGCCGAAGGGGCGGCAGGTTCCGGGCGCGCTCTCCAGGAGCTCGACCTGGTTGCCCGGGTCGACGTCTGCATCGCCGCTGACCGCGCCGCGGCCAGGCAGGCCGTGCGCTCTGCGGTGGCGCTTCCCATGTGGATCAGTTACCCCAACCTCTCCTATCTCGATCCGCTGGGCCTTCCGCCGCCTCCTGAAGACCTCGTCGCGGTCCTGGCGCGCAGGGACTACGCCCTCATCAGCCAGGCCGCCGCCCTGGTGCCCGACGCCTACCTGGATCATCTCGCCGTGGCCGGCACCCTCGAGGACGTCGTGGCGCAGCTGGATCAGATCCGACGTGCCGGCATCGCCCACATCACCCTGCGGCCCGTCCCGCCTCCCGGCGGCACCGTCCAGGGGGTCGTCGAGGCGCTGGCGCGGGATGTGATGCCGCGCTTTGGGGCCGAGGCCCCGGCGGAGAGGCGGCGGTGA